CTTGTTCGACAGTAATGGCTTGCTTATCTCCATAAGCTTCCCATTGGGTAACATGCAAATCTTCTAATGGTGTATTTTGGTCATGATATACCTTCATCCCCATCCAATAAAGAGATTCTAATGTACGAATCGATGTGGTGCCTACGGCAATGACAGCGTGTGCATGTTTTTTTAGATTCTCTAAAAATTCTCTTTTCACCTCAATTTTTTCAGTATGCATCTCATGCCCGCCAATGGTATCACTCTTCACTGGTTGGAAAGTTCCAGCACCCACATGAAGCGTCACTTCGTCTGTATCAATTCCTGCGTCGTGGAGTTGTTCAATGACCTCCTTTGTAAAGTGAAGTCCTGCAGTAGGAGCAGCCACAGATCCTTTTATTTTAGAATAGACTGTTTGATATGTTTTCAAATCACTCTCTTCTGTATCTCTATGAAGATATGGAGGAATAGGAATGTTACCCGAAGCTTCAAGAACTTGAGAGAAGGTATACTCTTTATCCCAAGAGAAATGTATCTCTCTTGCATTGCCAACAACATCTCCTTTGGACGCCTTCAGTTGAATCGTTTCACCATCAGCCATCTCTACAGGCAGAGTCAATTCTCCCTCTTTCCATTTCTTGGCATTACCTACAATACACTTCCATGAACAGGCAGATGTTTGTCCAAAAGATTGTAAGTAGTCTACAGGATTAAGAGGCTCAAGACAAAAGATCTCAATCTTTGCACCCGTTGATTTATGAAAAAATAGTCTCGCACGAATTACTCGAGTATTATTGAAGACCAACAAGCTCCCTTTTGGAACAAGTTGTGCGACTTCCATAAACTTTCGATCCTCTATCTTGTCTTGATAATAAAACATCAACTTTGAATCGCTTCTATTTTCCAATGGATACTTCGCGATTCTCTCATCAGGAAGCGGATAGTTATACTGATCCATTGATATTTCCTGAACACCTATATCTTTTGTCATGATTTTCTGCTATCACTTAATTATTTCTTGGGTACAAAAATAGAAAAGAAAGATGTAAAATCAGTCAATTAATTCAATGGACTGTTTTAGAAGCAATCCAAGTAGATTGTAAATAGAGTGTAAAGCGTCATACTTCAATTAATAAAGAATCATTTCGACAAACACTATTTTGTTTTTTTATTGTATTTAACATTATTTTACACATTGTATTACAAATAACAAATGCGTTCGTCGATGCTTGAGGTCTGAGAACTGAAAGATATTGCAAAGAGGTTCTCTTATAACTCATCGAAATAATAACAAATTAGATCGTATATTTTTATTAAATTGAAGTTCTTATCCTTGATTATCATATTTTAAAGTCGCTTTGAAAACAACTATAAGATACTGATTTTCAAGGATAAAAACAATATAAATGTCTATTATATAGGTAATTAAACCACTTGGTTAGATATGAAATCCAACTCTTGATTCGCATTTATAATATCTGTTTATAAACACGTTGTTGTAGATTCAAACGTGGATTCAAGCGACAAATGCAATTATTTTATTTGATATTTTTCATCTGAAAACTAAATTAATTATAATTTAACACTTTTGTTAGATTATAGTTAGTTATGGTAGACGATAAAAAAAATTGGAATTCTCTCTGTAGTGGTTCAATGAATGGCTTGGAGGTACTGTTTAAGAGGTACTATGATGATCTTTTTAATTATGGATTAAAGATTAGCATGGACTCCAACTTAGTAGATGATGTGATCCAAGATCTGTTTGTCTACTTATGGGAAAAGCATGAATCCTTATCCAATGTGGAGAAAGTGAAGAGTTATCTCTTCATTGCTTTTAAGCGTCGATTAATAAAATCGCTTGCAATGAGTCAATGTATTTGTGATGAAGAAGTCGTGGAAAAGTATGGCTTTTCATTGTCAATGGAGGATATGCTTATGGATGAAGAGCATGATAATGAGAAAATGATGCACATTAAAAAGGCTCTTTTAACATTAGGAGATAAACAAAAAGAGGCTATATTTTTAAAGTTTCATGTAGGCTTATCTATTGCAGAAATGGCAGATCAATTGGATATGAATTCTCAAAGTGTTAAAAATTTACTTCATCGTGCTTACAAGAAGATGCGGCATGTTGTCTCTAAAGATCTTATACTCTTTTTTATTAATCTTATTTACTTCGGGAAGACCAAAAGCAAAACACCTACATAAAAAATGTAGGTGTTTTTTTTGAAAGTGAGTACCAATTTGAAGAAATGGACTCTTATAGTTGAATGAGCAATTTCAAATTCTCAAATATAGAAATTAAATATGACCAAAATACATTCTGAATTATATAATAAGTTGTTGATGGATAGGAGATTTGTCTCCTATGTAAAGGGGGATGGACCTTATCAAGATTATTGGAATCAGTGGAAAAAAGAGAGTGACGATCCAGATAAGGATTTTCAAG
The Prolixibacteraceae bacterium DNA segment above includes these coding regions:
- a CDS encoding S-adenosylmethionine:tRNA ribosyltransferase-isomerase codes for the protein MTKDIGVQEISMDQYNYPLPDERIAKYPLENRSDSKLMFYYQDKIEDRKFMEVAQLVPKGSLLVFNNTRVIRARLFFHKSTGAKIEIFCLEPLNPVDYLQSFGQTSACSWKCIVGNAKKWKEGELTLPVEMADGETIQLKASKGDVVGNAREIHFSWDKEYTFSQVLEASGNIPIPPYLHRDTEESDLKTYQTVYSKIKGSVAAPTAGLHFTKEVIEQLHDAGIDTDEVTLHVGAGTFQPVKSDTIGGHEMHTEKIEVKREFLENLKKHAHAVIAVGTTSIRTLESLYWMGMKVYHDQNTPLEDLHVTQWEAYGDKQAITVEQAMDALIAWMDLNDIEEIRSSTQIIIAPGYEYRIVRGMFTNFHQPQSTLLLLISAFLGETWREIYQHALDNDYRFLSYGDSNLYLK
- a CDS encoding sigma-70 family RNA polymerase sigma factor gives rise to the protein MVDDKKNWNSLCSGSMNGLEVLFKRYYDDLFNYGLKISMDSNLVDDVIQDLFVYLWEKHESLSNVEKVKSYLFIAFKRRLIKSLAMSQCICDEEVVEKYGFSLSMEDMLMDEEHDNEKMMHIKKALLTLGDKQKEAIFLKFHVGLSIAEMADQLDMNSQSVKNLLHRAYKKMRHVVSKDLILFFINLIYFGKTKSKTPT